The proteins below are encoded in one region of Nitrospira sp.:
- a CDS encoding RNA polymerase subunit sigma-24, with product MAPRSTRPSPAIRHHSDHTVHFDQLYQQYVDRVYRYAHRLCGEAEAAKDLVQDTFLNAYRGLKQFRGDAQVSTWLYTIASRACLRMRRRRKGEPTQNLSLESFIPATDGELRLQIPVDGLSPEEALANKQLRQALDHAIAKLPNAYRMVLILRDMEGLSAKEVGSIMGIGERAVKSRLHRARLFVRRELSARGLGGPLQPHVHEESA from the coding sequence ATGGCGCCCCGCTCTACCCGTCCGTCGCCCGCTATCAGACACCACAGCGATCACACCGTTCACTTCGATCAGCTGTATCAGCAGTACGTCGACCGGGTCTACCGCTACGCCCACCGTCTCTGCGGAGAAGCCGAAGCAGCCAAGGACCTCGTCCAAGACACCTTTCTCAATGCGTACCGTGGATTGAAGCAGTTTCGGGGCGATGCCCAGGTCTCTACTTGGCTGTATACCATTGCTTCGCGGGCATGCCTTCGGATGCGAAGGCGTCGAAAGGGGGAGCCCACGCAGAATCTCTCTTTGGAAAGCTTCATTCCGGCCACTGACGGCGAGTTGCGTTTGCAGATTCCCGTGGATGGGCTCAGTCCTGAAGAGGCACTCGCGAACAAGCAATTGCGGCAGGCGTTGGACCACGCCATCGCAAAACTGCCGAATGCCTATCGCATGGTCTTGATTTTGCGCGATATGGAGGGACTGAGCGCCAAGGAGGTGGGGAGCATCATGGGGATCGGTGAGCGGGCCGTCAAATCACGTCTCCATCGGGCACGGTTGTTTGTGCGGCGGGAATTGAGCGCGCGCGGTTTGGGCGGCCCTCTTCAACCCCATGTCCACGAGGAGTCCGCATAG
- a CDS encoding methyltransferase translates to MGVYAQHIFPRVMDWAMQRPAFQAERRQVLAPSYGHVLELGFGTGLNLPYYPAAVRKVTTVDPANNLPGRVISRIRAVPFPVETVYRSAETLPFDAGRFDCVVSTWTLCTIPDPVSALREVGRVLKPGGRFVFSEHGRSDIPLVAWWQDRFNPIQNLVACGCNLNRRIDRLVAEAGLTIVTLDRFVLPGTPRLFGEMYRGQATN, encoded by the coding sequence ATGGGAGTGTACGCCCAACACATCTTCCCGCGCGTCATGGATTGGGCGATGCAGCGCCCCGCCTTCCAGGCGGAACGGCGACAGGTTCTCGCGCCCTCATACGGACACGTGCTGGAACTCGGATTCGGGACAGGCTTGAACCTGCCCTACTACCCAGCCGCGGTCAGGAAGGTGACCACGGTCGATCCGGCGAACAACCTGCCCGGACGAGTCATCTCGCGCATTCGCGCTGTTCCGTTCCCGGTCGAGACCGTGTATCGGAGTGCGGAGACCCTGCCGTTCGACGCAGGCCGATTCGATTGCGTCGTGAGCACCTGGACGCTTTGTACGATTCCAGATCCCGTATCTGCCCTGCGCGAGGTCGGGCGCGTTCTCAAGCCGGGTGGACGGTTCGTGTTCAGCGAGCACGGGCGAAGCGACATTCCGCTCGTCGCCTGGTGGCAGGATCGATTCAACCCGATTCAGAATCTCGTTGCCTGCGGCTGTAATCTCAATCGTCGAATCGACCGCCTGGTGGCCGAGGCAGGATTGACCATTGTCACACTGGACCGATTCGTGCTCCCGGGCACGCCCCGCCTGTTCGGCGAGATGTATCGGGGGCAGGCGACGAATTGA
- a CDS encoding oxidoreductase, with protein MNRLQGKVAIVTGSSSGIGKAIARRFAEQGAKVVVAARRLPLCERTVEQIRECGGEARAIRTDVTDERQVEALFDRAVSEYGRVDVLVNNAGVMAGGRLVETPLEDFERVMQTNLRGTFLCCRAGFRHMRQQATGGTILNMSSVAGIQAWAGTGVYSASKHGIMALTKSLAEEGRPHGIKASAICPGAVADELVDDSPERIHRTEKISPYDIADTAVFLATLGPYVVIHQIVVDRLGAEW; from the coding sequence ATGAATCGATTACAAGGCAAAGTGGCGATCGTAACGGGCAGCAGCAGCGGAATCGGCAAGGCCATCGCACGTCGGTTCGCCGAGCAGGGGGCCAAAGTGGTGGTGGCGGCTCGACGCCTTCCGCTGTGCGAACGCACCGTCGAGCAGATCCGCGAGTGTGGTGGAGAAGCGCGGGCGATTCGGACAGACGTCACCGATGAACGGCAGGTCGAAGCCTTATTCGATCGGGCGGTTTCCGAATATGGGCGAGTCGATGTGTTAGTGAACAATGCGGGCGTCATGGCCGGCGGCCGATTGGTCGAAACCCCCCTGGAGGACTTCGAACGGGTCATGCAGACCAATTTGCGTGGGACGTTCCTCTGTTGTCGTGCCGGCTTCCGTCACATGCGGCAGCAAGCGACTGGAGGGACCATCTTGAACATGTCGAGCGTTGCCGGGATACAGGCGTGGGCCGGGACCGGTGTCTATAGTGCGTCCAAGCACGGCATCATGGCACTGACCAAATCATTGGCCGAAGAAGGGCGGCCGCATGGGATCAAAGCCAGCGCCATTTGTCCGGGCGCGGTTGCCGATGAGTTGGTCGATGACTCTCCTGAACGCATCCATCGGACGGAAAAAATCAGTCCCTATGATATTGCCGACACGGCCGTGTTCCTCGCGACGCTCGGCCCATACGTGGTCATCCACCAAATCGTAGTCGATCGTCTGGGAGCGGAATGGTAG
- a CDS encoding NADP-dependent alcohol dehydrogenase has translation MIPTLGYAAHNATAPLVPFSFSRRDVGPHDVLIQIRYCGMCHSDLHQARNEWGGSMYPMVPGHEIAGTVAQVGTAVTAFAVGDSVGVGCFVDTCRTCPACRRGEEQYCDGHLAWTYNGYERDQSTPTYGGYSNRIVVNTRYVVRIPVGLSLDRAAPLLCAGITTYSPLTHWKVGRGHRLAVVGLGGLGHMAVKLGAALGAQVTVLSRSDRKRPDALRLGASDFARLDTDLSKLERTFDFLLDTVSAPHAIDPLLESLKTDGTFILVGAPDQPMAVGAMPLILRRRRLAGSLIGGIRATQEMLDFCATHNIAADVEVIPIQQVNDAYERMLVGDVRYRFVIDLASLSG, from the coding sequence ATGATTCCCACACTGGGATATGCCGCCCACAATGCGACCGCGCCCCTGGTCCCCTTTTCGTTTTCCCGCCGGGATGTCGGCCCGCACGACGTGCTGATTCAAATCCGGTATTGCGGAATGTGCCACTCGGACCTGCATCAAGCTCGCAACGAGTGGGGCGGCTCCATGTACCCGATGGTTCCGGGTCATGAAATTGCCGGGACCGTCGCACAGGTCGGAACAGCAGTGACGGCGTTTGCCGTGGGCGACTCTGTCGGCGTCGGTTGCTTCGTCGATACCTGTCGAACGTGCCCAGCCTGTCGAAGGGGCGAGGAACAATACTGTGACGGCCATCTGGCCTGGACCTATAACGGTTATGAACGCGATCAGAGCACGCCAACCTACGGGGGCTATTCCAATCGGATCGTCGTCAACACGCGCTACGTTGTCCGCATTCCTGTTGGATTATCGCTCGATCGCGCGGCGCCGCTCCTGTGCGCCGGCATCACCACCTATTCTCCGTTGACTCATTGGAAGGTCGGACGGGGCCATCGGCTGGCCGTGGTGGGCCTCGGGGGATTGGGGCACATGGCGGTGAAACTCGGCGCGGCCCTGGGCGCCCAGGTCACAGTGCTCAGCCGATCGGACCGTAAACGGCCGGATGCCCTGCGTCTGGGCGCGTCGGATTTCGCGAGACTCGACACAGACCTGTCAAAACTCGAACGCACGTTTGACTTCCTGCTGGATACCGTGTCCGCGCCCCATGCAATTGACCCGCTTCTGGAATCGCTCAAAACGGACGGCACGTTCATCCTGGTTGGCGCGCCGGATCAGCCGATGGCAGTCGGTGCGATGCCGTTGATTCTTCGGCGACGTCGATTGGCCGGCTCCCTCATCGGAGGAATTCGCGCCACGCAGGAGATGCTCGATTTCTGCGCTACCCACAATATTGCGGCGGACGTCGAAGTGATCCCTATTCAGCAAGTCAATGATGCGTATGAGCGGATGTTGGTTGGCGACGTGCGCTATCGCTTCGTCATCGACCTGGCATCACTCTCTGGATAG
- a CDS encoding SAM-dependent methyltransferase, with the protein MVEQVRSRADSVVKLGPIASCQEPLNVTTLRERMEGGKESMAIDPDKLDAFVGRAVNDLGAAVSGLLLHIGDKLGLYKTMADTGPLTSQQLADKTGTAERYIREWLANQAAGGYVSYDAASNTYSLTEEQAFCLANEESPAFLPGGFESLAACFVDEPKITAAFRSGLGVGWHEHDTRLFSGTCRFFRPSYNANLVTSWIPALDGVEATLKRGAKVADLGCGHGSSTVVMAKAFPKSKFIGFDYHGPSIQQARKAAEQAGVADRVLFETAGAKDFPGVDYDLVTFFDCLHDMGDPVGAARHVRRALRPDGTVMLVEPFAGDTLAENLNPVGRVYYGFSTVVCTPASLSQEVGLALGAQAGEQRLRKVMTDGGFTRFRRATQTPFNLVLEVRP; encoded by the coding sequence ATGGTAGAACAAGTCCGCTCTCGCGCGGACAGCGTAGTCAAGTTAGGGCCGATCGCCTCTTGCCAAGAGCCGCTCAATGTGACAACGCTCCGTGAACGCATGGAAGGAGGGAAGGAAAGTATGGCGATCGATCCGGACAAACTTGATGCTTTCGTAGGGCGCGCGGTGAATGACCTCGGGGCCGCGGTGTCGGGGCTTTTGCTGCATATCGGAGACAAGCTCGGCCTGTACAAGACAATGGCGGATACCGGGCCGCTGACATCTCAGCAATTGGCCGACAAGACCGGGACCGCGGAACGGTACATACGTGAATGGCTGGCGAACCAGGCTGCGGGAGGCTACGTCTCTTACGATGCCGCGTCGAACACCTATTCGTTGACGGAAGAGCAAGCATTCTGCTTGGCCAATGAAGAGAGCCCGGCATTCTTGCCCGGTGGCTTCGAAAGCCTCGCCGCATGCTTTGTGGACGAACCCAAGATCACGGCGGCCTTTCGCAGCGGGTTGGGCGTCGGGTGGCATGAACACGATACGAGGCTTTTCTCAGGCACCTGCCGATTTTTCAGGCCTAGCTACAACGCAAACTTGGTCACTTCGTGGATACCGGCCCTCGATGGCGTCGAAGCCACGCTCAAACGGGGCGCCAAAGTGGCCGACTTGGGGTGTGGTCATGGTAGCTCGACCGTGGTGATGGCCAAAGCCTTCCCCAAATCCAAATTCATTGGCTTCGATTATCATGGGCCGTCTATTCAACAGGCCCGTAAGGCCGCCGAGCAGGCGGGCGTGGCCGATCGGGTTCTGTTCGAAACTGCAGGCGCCAAGGATTTTCCTGGCGTTGACTACGACCTCGTCACCTTTTTCGATTGTCTCCACGATATGGGGGACCCCGTGGGGGCAGCCCGGCACGTGCGGCGAGCACTGCGCCCCGATGGAACCGTGATGCTGGTTGAGCCCTTTGCGGGAGATACGCTGGCGGAGAATCTCAATCCTGTCGGACGAGTCTACTACGGGTTTTCGACCGTGGTCTGTACACCGGCGTCACTGTCGCAGGAGGTCGGGTTGGCCCTCGGGGCCCAGGCCGGTGAACAGCGCCTACGCAAGGTGATGACGGACGGTGGGTTCACGCGGTTTCGCCGAGCCACACAGACGCCGTTTAACTTAGTCTTGGAAGTCCGACCTTGA
- a CDS encoding haloacid dehalogenase, whose product MTQHAGLGTTQIVKWDRIEDVLLDMDGTLLDRHFDNYFFEEELPRRYASRHDLSLETARERLMAMYRSVEGELAWTDLNYWSQQVGIDVVKMHKELDHLVAFLPDAVPFLESLRTRGKRVTIVTNAHASGVDVKCAKTGLNRYVHRIVDAFQVGFLKMRPEYWPNCQRLVGFDPDRSLYIDDDEACLTAARGFGVAHLFHRSKSSSQLPPAPSAMFPSIERFHVLM is encoded by the coding sequence ATGACTCAGCATGCTGGGCTCGGCACAACGCAGATCGTGAAATGGGATCGTATCGAAGACGTGCTGCTCGACATGGATGGCACGCTCCTCGACCGGCATTTCGACAATTACTTTTTCGAAGAGGAACTACCCAGGCGCTACGCGTCACGGCATGACCTGTCGCTTGAGACAGCTCGCGAGCGACTAATGGCCATGTATCGTTCGGTGGAGGGCGAATTGGCCTGGACCGACCTGAACTATTGGAGTCAGCAAGTGGGGATTGACGTGGTGAAGATGCACAAGGAGCTGGACCATCTCGTCGCCTTCCTCCCGGACGCGGTGCCTTTTTTGGAATCGCTCCGGACCCGAGGCAAGCGTGTCACGATCGTGACCAACGCGCATGCCAGCGGGGTGGACGTGAAGTGTGCGAAAACGGGACTCAACCGCTATGTGCATCGCATCGTCGATGCGTTTCAAGTCGGCTTTCTCAAGATGCGGCCGGAGTATTGGCCGAACTGCCAGCGCTTGGTGGGGTTCGATCCGGATCGATCATTGTATATTGATGATGATGAAGCGTGTTTGACCGCGGCTCGCGGGTTCGGGGTGGCCCACCTCTTCCACCGATCCAAGTCGAGTTCGCAACTGCCACCCGCCCCATCCGCCATGTTTCCATCCATCGAGCGGTTCCATGTGCTCATGTAA
- the der gene encoding GTPase Der encodes MAVIGRPNVGKSTLFNRILGHRSAIVDDIPGVTRDRNYAEASFRGRPFRLVDTGGLDPSAKEGMLALIRHQTQVAIAEADILVVVMDGRTGVTPVDETVVHLLRAVDKPIVYAVNKIDTAKSDPLVADFYRLGLTTLFPISAEHGIGVDDLLEAIYPHLPEAPLDATSHDIPRIAVVGRPNVGKSTLVNALLGQERMVVSDVPGTTRDAIDSLVTYDGRRYLFTDTAGIRRRGRIERGVEGFSIARSLRAMGRSDLAILLLDGVEGITEQDTKIAGLVVRQGRACILLINKWDVREHEAGARQHYERDLHRRFAFLSWAPVAYAAAIRPDSLQALFPLIDRTMAAFADRIPTGRLNQFLQVLLETHPIPVRKGKITKTSRSAFMTQVATRSPVFALFVGHPESITPAYLRFIENRLRAEFPLSGTPIRILIRKK; translated from the coding sequence GTGGCGGTCATCGGGCGTCCCAACGTCGGGAAATCCACGCTGTTCAATCGCATTCTCGGTCACCGTTCGGCCATCGTCGACGACATTCCCGGAGTCACGCGCGACCGCAACTATGCGGAGGCCTCCTTCCGCGGGAGACCCTTCCGCCTGGTCGATACCGGCGGCCTCGATCCCTCTGCCAAAGAAGGTATGCTGGCGCTCATTCGGCACCAAACGCAGGTCGCCATTGCGGAGGCCGACATTCTGGTCGTCGTGATGGACGGGCGGACGGGCGTGACGCCGGTCGATGAGACGGTCGTCCACCTGCTTCGCGCAGTGGACAAGCCCATCGTCTATGCCGTGAACAAGATTGACACGGCGAAATCCGATCCGCTGGTCGCCGATTTTTATCGCCTTGGGCTGACGACGCTGTTCCCCATATCGGCCGAGCACGGCATCGGCGTCGACGACCTGTTGGAGGCCATTTATCCTCATCTCCCCGAAGCGCCGCTCGACGCCACCTCGCACGACATTCCACGGATCGCCGTTGTCGGGCGTCCGAACGTGGGCAAGTCCACGCTGGTCAACGCCCTGCTCGGTCAGGAGCGGATGGTGGTGAGCGATGTGCCGGGAACGACGCGCGACGCGATCGATTCTCTGGTCACTTATGACGGACGCCGCTATTTGTTCACGGATACCGCGGGAATCCGCCGGCGCGGCCGGATCGAGCGTGGAGTCGAAGGGTTCAGCATCGCGCGGTCGCTGCGGGCGATGGGCCGGTCCGATCTTGCGATTTTGCTCTTGGACGGGGTCGAGGGTATCACGGAGCAGGACACCAAAATAGCGGGGCTGGTTGTCCGCCAAGGGCGCGCGTGCATCCTGCTCATCAACAAGTGGGACGTGCGCGAGCACGAGGCCGGTGCGCGGCAACACTATGAGCGTGATCTGCATCGCCGATTCGCATTTCTGAGCTGGGCGCCAGTGGCCTATGCCGCGGCGATCCGTCCCGATTCGCTCCAAGCCCTCTTCCCACTCATTGATCGAACGATGGCCGCCTTTGCGGATCGCATTCCGACCGGGCGATTGAATCAGTTTTTACAGGTCTTGTTGGAGACACATCCGATCCCCGTCAGGAAAGGAAAAATTACCAAGACCTCGCGGTCGGCCTTCATGACGCAAGTAGCCACGCGATCGCCGGTGTTCGCACTGTTTGTGGGACACCCGGAGAGCATCACACCCGCCTATCTCCGTTTCATTGAAAACCGCCTGCGCGCGGAATTTCCACTGAGCGGCACGCCTATTCGTATTCTCATCAGAAAAAAATAG
- the leuS gene encoding leucine--tRNA ligase, which yields MSRPYDVQSIEAKWQAYWEERRLFAVSDDPAKPKFYCLDMFPYPSGSGLHVGHLEGYTATDIVTRYKRMRGFNVLHPMGWDAFGLPAEQYAVKTGIHPAMTTAQNIATFKRQMKRVGLSYDWTRELSTTDPDYYRWTQWIFLKLYERGLAYVAEVPVNWCPALGTVLANEEVIDGKSEVGGFDVIRKPMRQWMLRITAYADRLLEDLKLVEWPASTLEMQRNWIGRSIGAEVDFALEGMNGNLRIFTTRPDTLFGATYMVLAPEHELVDVVTTPDRKADVAAYREETARKSDLQRQELDKDKTGVFTGGHAVNPVNGERLPIWIADYVLMSYGTGAIMAVPGHDARDWAFARQFGLPIREVVSGGNVDKEAFVEIDRGTIVNSSSPDGSFSIDGLTPSAAIPTITDWLEHRGKGRKTINYKLRDWLFARQRYWGEPFPIVWVDGEHRPLSEQQLPLVLPETDNFKPSGTGESPLGNLKAWLETTDPATGAPARRETNTMPQWAGSCWYFLRFIDPKNSTCLIDPAMERYWMPVDLYVGGSEHAVLHLLYSRFWHKVLFDIGVVSTPEPFKKLVHQGIVLGEDNQKMSKSRGNVVNPDEMIERFGADAVRLYEMFMGPLEAMKPWSTRGVEGVTRFLDRVWRLIVAEDGSLSPAVVEEAPTPEAQRVLHQTIKKVSDDIEALRFNTAISQMMVFTNEMTKLEDRPRAVLEPFLKLLAPFAPHVAEELWERLGQPPSVGQQDWPRYDLSLTISDRVEIPIQINGKLRGKIEVSGEAGREDILELARKDTKIQELLQGKEPKKIIYVEKKMINFVV from the coding sequence ATGAGTCGACCGTACGACGTTCAATCCATCGAAGCCAAGTGGCAAGCCTATTGGGAGGAACGTCGTCTCTTCGCGGTCTCCGACGATCCAGCCAAGCCCAAGTTTTATTGTCTCGACATGTTTCCCTATCCATCCGGCTCGGGGCTCCATGTCGGTCATCTGGAGGGATACACGGCGACCGATATCGTCACGCGCTACAAGCGCATGCGCGGCTTCAACGTACTGCATCCGATGGGATGGGACGCGTTCGGTCTGCCGGCCGAACAGTATGCGGTCAAGACCGGCATCCATCCTGCCATGACGACCGCCCAAAACATCGCGACCTTCAAACGCCAGATGAAGCGCGTCGGCCTGTCATACGACTGGACCCGCGAACTCAGCACGACCGATCCCGACTACTACCGCTGGACGCAATGGATCTTTCTCAAATTGTACGAGCGCGGCCTGGCCTATGTGGCTGAAGTGCCCGTCAACTGGTGTCCGGCGCTGGGCACCGTGCTTGCGAACGAGGAAGTGATCGACGGCAAAAGCGAAGTCGGCGGCTTCGACGTCATTAGAAAGCCGATGCGACAGTGGATGTTGAGGATTACCGCGTATGCGGATCGGCTGCTGGAAGATTTGAAATTGGTGGAATGGCCGGCGTCGACGCTCGAGATGCAGAGAAACTGGATCGGGCGCTCGATCGGCGCCGAGGTCGATTTCGCGCTCGAGGGCATGAACGGCAACTTGCGGATTTTTACCACGCGACCGGATACCTTGTTCGGCGCGACGTATATGGTATTGGCTCCGGAACACGAACTCGTCGACGTCGTGACCACCCCGGACCGAAAAGCCGACGTGGCGGCGTATCGAGAGGAGACGGCGCGTAAGAGCGACCTTCAACGGCAGGAACTGGACAAGGACAAAACCGGGGTCTTTACCGGCGGGCACGCCGTCAATCCGGTCAATGGCGAGCGGCTGCCGATTTGGATTGCGGACTATGTGCTGATGAGTTACGGCACCGGCGCGATCATGGCGGTGCCCGGTCACGACGCGCGGGACTGGGCGTTCGCGCGTCAATTTGGGCTGCCGATCCGAGAGGTGGTGTCAGGTGGGAACGTGGACAAAGAGGCCTTTGTCGAGATCGACCGCGGTACCATCGTCAATTCGTCCTCGCCCGATGGGTCCTTCAGCATCGATGGGCTCACGCCCTCGGCGGCCATCCCCACAATCACCGATTGGCTCGAGCACCGCGGCAAAGGCAGGAAGACGATCAACTATAAGTTGCGGGATTGGCTGTTTGCCCGGCAGCGCTATTGGGGGGAGCCGTTTCCGATCGTATGGGTCGATGGAGAACATCGGCCGCTGTCGGAGCAGCAACTGCCGCTAGTCCTGCCGGAAACTGACAATTTCAAGCCTTCCGGAACCGGAGAAAGCCCCCTAGGCAATCTCAAGGCCTGGCTGGAGACGACCGATCCGGCGACGGGAGCCCCTGCGCGCCGCGAGACGAACACCATGCCGCAATGGGCGGGTTCGTGTTGGTATTTTCTGCGGTTCATCGATCCGAAGAACTCGACTTGTTTGATCGATCCGGCCATGGAGCGGTACTGGATGCCGGTGGATCTGTATGTGGGGGGGAGCGAGCATGCGGTCCTGCACCTGCTGTACTCACGCTTCTGGCATAAAGTGCTGTTCGATATCGGGGTGGTCAGTACGCCCGAGCCGTTCAAAAAACTCGTGCACCAGGGCATCGTCCTCGGTGAGGACAATCAGAAAATGTCCAAGTCGCGCGGCAACGTCGTGAATCCGGACGAGATGATCGAACGATTCGGAGCCGATGCCGTGCGGCTCTATGAAATGTTCATGGGGCCCCTGGAAGCGATGAAGCCTTGGAGTACTCGGGGTGTGGAAGGAGTGACGCGATTTTTGGATCGGGTGTGGCGCTTGATCGTGGCCGAGGACGGAAGCCTGAGCCCGGCGGTGGTCGAGGAGGCACCCACGCCGGAAGCCCAACGGGTGCTCCACCAGACCATCAAGAAGGTCAGCGACGATATCGAGGCGCTGCGGTTCAATACGGCGATCTCGCAAATGATGGTCTTTACCAACGAGATGACGAAGCTGGAGGACCGGCCACGCGCGGTGCTCGAGCCATTCCTGAAGCTCCTGGCGCCGTTTGCCCCGCACGTCGCCGAAGAATTGTGGGAACGACTGGGCCAGCCACCGAGTGTCGGCCAACAAGACTGGCCTCGTTACGATCTGTCGTTGACGATCAGCGATCGAGTGGAAATCCCGATTCAAATCAACGGAAAGTTACGCGGGAAGATTGAGGTATCGGGCGAGGCCGGCCGCGAAGATATACTGGAGCTGGCGCGAAAAGACACCAAAATCCAGGAATTGCTGCAGGGCAAGGAGCCGAAAAAAATCATCTACGTCGAGAAGAAGATGATCAACTTCGTCGTATGA
- the lemA gene encoding LemA protein, translating into MGWIVTVGLVVLVLIVIGLYNGLVRLRAACDGAWADIDVQLKRRYDLIPNLVETVKGYAVHEKGALESVIAARAKAMSAQGPEAKAEAEDQLSRSLKSIFALAEAYPQLRAVESFTQLQGSLNQIEEAVQNARRYYNAVVRDYNAKTQEIPTNFLASLFNFTGRQFFELNESSQREPPKVQF; encoded by the coding sequence ATGGGTTGGATCGTCACCGTCGGACTGGTCGTCCTCGTCCTCATCGTCATCGGTCTCTACAACGGTCTCGTCCGCCTCCGCGCCGCGTGCGATGGTGCCTGGGCCGATATCGACGTCCAACTCAAACGCCGGTACGATTTGATTCCCAACCTCGTTGAAACGGTCAAAGGGTATGCCGTCCACGAGAAGGGCGCCCTCGAATCCGTCATCGCGGCAAGAGCCAAGGCCATGTCGGCACAAGGGCCGGAAGCCAAAGCCGAGGCGGAGGACCAGCTCAGCCGATCGCTGAAATCCATTTTCGCCCTGGCCGAAGCCTATCCGCAGTTGCGGGCGGTGGAGAGTTTCACTCAGCTGCAAGGGAGCCTGAACCAGATCGAAGAGGCGGTGCAGAATGCCCGTCGGTACTATAATGCGGTGGTGCGCGACTACAACGCGAAGACGCAGGAAATTCCAACGAACTTCCTCGCGAGCTTGTTCAATTTCACCGGCCGGCAATTCTTCGAGCTCAACGAGTCGAGCCAGCGGGAACCGCCGAAGGTGCAATTCTAG